The Oncorhynchus clarkii lewisi isolate Uvic-CL-2024 unplaced genomic scaffold, UVic_Ocla_1.0 unplaced_contig_2377_pilon_pilon, whole genome shotgun sequence genome window below encodes:
- the LOC139405439 gene encoding GTPase IMAP family member 4-like — protein sequence MSATCSKDSTNMRIVLLGMPGAGKSATGNTILGREVFREKTGSGKSVLWKRVLEGRSITVIDTPGIYSTTLTEEQLNEEIKRCISLSSPGPHVFLLVIRLETFTQEDRNALSWIQKNFGEEALSYTMVLFTGREKLTRKQWDDFERTETTKQPISVCGGGNYALNSKPEVHTTQVTELLMKIEEMVERNGGGHYLEESYQEAQRKIREEQEEEQKKQEEEQKRQKEEKRQKEEQMRQEEEQKKQEEEQKKQEEEQKKQEEEQKRQKEEQKRQKEEKRQKEEQMRQEKKKRQEE from the exons ATGTCGGCAACATGCAGCAAAG ATTCCACCAACATGAGGATAGTTCTGCTGGGTATGCCTGGAGCAGGGAAGAGTGCGACAGGAAACACCATCCtggggagagaggtgtttagAGAGAAGACTGGATCAGGGAAGAGTGTGTTGTGGAAAAGAGTGTTGGAGGGGAGGAGCATCACTGTGATTGACACTCCTGGTATTTACAGCACAACACTGACTGAAGAACAACTGAATGAGGAAATTAAaaggtgcatctctctctcttctccggGCCCCCATGTGTTCCTTCTGGTTATCAGGCTGGAGACATTCACACAGGAAGACAGGAATGCTTTGTCATGGATCCAGAAAAACTTTGGTGAGGAGGCCTTGAGTTACACCATGGTGTTATTCACCGGAAGAGAAAAACTAACCAGGAAGCAATGGGATGACTTTGAGAGGACTGAAACAACTAAACAACCAAtcagtgtgtgtggaggagggaaTTATGCCCTCAACAGTAAGCCAGAGGTCCACACCACTCAGGTCACAGAGCTGCTGATGAAGATAGAAGAGATGgtggagaggaatggaggaggtcacTACCTAGAGGAGAGTTACCAGGAGGCTCAGAGAAAGatcagagagga acaggaggaggagcagaagaaacaggaggaggagcagaagagacagaaggaggagaagagacagaaggaggagcagatgagacaggaggaagagcagaagaaacaggaggaggagcagaagaaacaggaggaggagcagaagaaacaggaggaggagcagaagagacagaaggaggagcagaagagacagaaggaggagaagagacagaaggaggagcagatgagacaggagaagaagaagagacaggaggag